In the Muricauda sp. MAR_2010_75 genome, one interval contains:
- a CDS encoding RidA family protein, whose amino-acid sequence MERVLISSGSPYEDIIGFSRAVRVGPYISIGGTAPLDTNGNTVGVGDIALQTEQCLKTIKIALEKAGSSLNDVVRTRMLLTNIEDWKIAADVKARYFRTIKPVDTVMQVSRFINPDWLIEIEVDAIMQK is encoded by the coding sequence ATGGAAAGAGTATTGATATCCAGTGGAAGTCCCTATGAGGATATTATAGGGTTTAGTCGTGCAGTACGGGTTGGTCCGTATATTTCCATAGGGGGTACAGCTCCATTGGATACTAATGGAAATACTGTTGGGGTAGGCGATATAGCTTTGCAAACAGAGCAATGTCTGAAAACCATTAAAATAGCTTTGGAAAAAGCGGGCTCCAGCTTAAACGACGTGGTAAGAACCCGTATGCTTCTGACCAATATTGAGGATTGGAAAATTGCTGCGGACGTCAAAGCGCGCTATTTTAGGACGATTAAACCAGTGGATACCGTTATGCAGGTGTCCCGCTTTATTAATCCGGATTGGTTAATAGAGATAGAAGTGGATGCTATTATGCAAAAATGA
- a CDS encoding quinone-dependent dihydroorotate dehydrogenase, translating to MYKILIRPILFLLDAEAAHHFSFWAIGVLSKLGFGPLFRKAFEVKDPKLEREVFGLKFKNPVGLAAGFDKDAKLYNEFSNFGFGFVEIGTLTPKPQAGNPKKRLFRLRADKAIINRMGFNNKGVFEAVEQLKKEHRVIIGGNIGKNKVTPNEEAIKDYLICFEALYEHVDYFVVNVSSPNTPGLRELQDRKPLTNLLKKLKRQNSKQSKTLKLKEKPILLKIAPDLTDAQLMDIIGIVKETEIDGVIATNTTISRTDLKTPLFKTEERGGLSGKPLAKRSTEVIRFLAEKSNKAFPIIGVGGIHSPEDALEKLEAGADLVQLYTGFIYEGPGLIKKINKALLEGKP from the coding sequence ATGTATAAAATTCTCATTCGTCCAATCCTTTTTTTATTAGACGCTGAAGCAGCACATCATTTTTCTTTTTGGGCCATTGGGGTGCTTTCAAAACTGGGGTTTGGTCCCTTGTTCCGAAAGGCATTTGAAGTAAAGGACCCCAAGTTGGAACGGGAGGTTTTTGGGTTGAAATTCAAAAATCCGGTTGGACTTGCCGCTGGATTTGACAAGGACGCCAAGCTGTACAACGAATTTTCAAATTTTGGTTTTGGTTTTGTTGAAATTGGAACATTAACCCCTAAACCACAAGCGGGGAATCCCAAAAAACGCTTGTTCCGATTGCGGGCAGATAAGGCCATCATCAACCGAATGGGATTCAACAACAAAGGTGTTTTTGAAGCTGTGGAGCAGTTGAAAAAGGAGCACCGGGTGATTATTGGGGGAAACATCGGAAAAAACAAGGTAACACCCAATGAGGAAGCCATAAAGGATTATCTTATTTGTTTTGAGGCGCTTTACGAGCATGTGGACTATTTTGTGGTAAATGTGAGCTCGCCCAACACGCCGGGACTTCGGGAGCTTCAGGACAGGAAACCATTGACCAATCTGCTCAAAAAGTTAAAACGACAGAATAGTAAACAGTCCAAAACACTTAAACTCAAGGAAAAACCTATTCTTTTAAAAATTGCTCCCGATCTTACCGATGCCCAACTCATGGATATTATTGGTATTGTAAAGGAGACTGAAATTGACGGGGTTATTGCAACCAACACCACCATATCCAGAACTGATCTAAAGACGCCGCTTTTTAAAACGGAGGAAAGGGGAGGTCTCAGCGGTAAACCTTTGGCAAAAAGAAGCACAGAGGTCATTCGGTTTTTGGCCGAAAAGAGCAACAAGGCATTTCCCATCATTGGAGTGGGGGGCATACATTCACCGGAAGATGCTTTGGAGAAATTGGAGGCGGGCGCGGATTTGGTCCAACTCTACACCGGGTTTATCTATGAAGGTCCAGGTCTCATTAAAAAAATCAACAAAGCCCTTTTGGAAGGTAAACCATAA
- the pepT gene encoding peptidase T, with protein MEQLLPRFLDYVTTDTQSDPYSKTTPSTEKQWDLAKKLVMELHQIGMQEVSIDENAYIMATLPSKVDKKVPTIGFISHIDTSPDFSGRNVKPQIVKNYDGKDIVLNKNKNIVLSPDYFEDLRQYEGQTLITTDGNTLLGADDKAGVAEIVTAMEYLVQHPEIKHGKIRIAFTPDEEIGRGAHKFDVKKFGADWAYTMDGSQVGELEFENFNAAKAKIIITGKSVHPGYAKNKMVNAIGIANEFLSLMPPREVPEHTSGMEGFFHVHKLKGEIEKAEIELIIRDHDAIHFKARKEMLEDITEKLIKKYGDHITLDIEDQYRNMREKVEPVFHIVEIAEEAMKRLGIEPIIKPIRGGTDGSQLSFMGLPCPNIFAGGHNFHGKYEYVPLESMEKAVKVIVKICELTASQIK; from the coding sequence ATGGAGCAACTACTACCCCGATTTCTAGACTATGTAACCACCGATACCCAGAGCGACCCGTATTCCAAAACCACGCCGAGTACGGAAAAGCAATGGGACCTTGCCAAAAAATTAGTAATGGAACTGCACCAAATCGGTATGCAGGAAGTTTCCATTGATGAAAATGCCTACATCATGGCCACCTTGCCCAGTAAGGTGGACAAAAAAGTGCCCACCATTGGTTTTATTTCGCATATAGATACGTCGCCAGATTTCAGCGGAAGAAATGTGAAACCCCAGATTGTAAAAAATTATGATGGTAAGGACATTGTGCTGAACAAGAACAAGAACATTGTGCTTTCCCCGGATTATTTTGAGGATTTGCGCCAATATGAAGGGCAAACCCTGATCACCACAGATGGCAATACACTACTGGGTGCCGATGATAAAGCAGGGGTTGCCGAGATTGTTACGGCCATGGAATATTTGGTGCAACACCCAGAGATCAAACATGGTAAAATTCGGATTGCCTTTACCCCAGATGAAGAAATTGGAAGAGGTGCACATAAGTTTGATGTAAAAAAGTTTGGGGCCGATTGGGCTTACACCATGGACGGAAGCCAAGTGGGCGAACTGGAATTCGAGAATTTCAATGCCGCCAAGGCCAAAATTATCATTACCGGCAAGAGTGTACACCCGGGTTATGCCAAAAACAAAATGGTGAATGCCATTGGCATTGCCAACGAATTTTTAAGCCTTATGCCACCAAGGGAAGTTCCGGAACACACTTCTGGAATGGAAGGCTTTTTCCATGTGCACAAACTCAAGGGTGAAATTGAAAAAGCGGAAATTGAGCTCATTATCCGGGATCATGATGCCATTCATTTTAAGGCCCGAAAAGAAATGCTGGAAGACATCACGGAAAAACTCATTAAAAAATACGGGGACCACATTACCCTTGACATTGAAGATCAGTACCGGAACATGCGTGAAAAAGTGGAACCTGTTTTCCATATAGTTGAAATTGCGGAGGAGGCCATGAAACGACTCGGGATTGAACCTATTATTAAACCCATCCGTGGAGGGACGGATGGCTCCCAATTGAGTTTTATGGGATTGCCCTGCCCCAATATTTTTGCGGGAGGCCACAATTTTCATGGGAAATATGAATATGTTCCTTTGGAAAGTATGGAGAAAGCGGTAAAGGTAATCGTTAAAATTTGCGAACTTACAGCCAGTCAAATCAAGTAG
- a CDS encoding YdeI family protein — translation MEKSEKLAAYYQKQHPFKEGIAHLREIALKTEAAEDFKWSIPVYTLNGKNVFGICKFKHHFGVWFFNGVFLKDPKKVLENAQEGKTKGMRHWKFQSLEEIDDKAVLAYMNEALDNQKRGLEVKAEKTKKVAIPELLRAELAKNTALKTAFATFTPYKQKEFCEYIAEAKQEATKLRRLEKILPMIKKGVGLNDAYR, via the coding sequence GTGGAAAAATCCGAAAAATTAGCGGCCTACTACCAAAAGCAACATCCCTTTAAAGAAGGCATTGCCCATCTGCGAGAAATTGCCCTAAAAACCGAAGCTGCAGAGGATTTTAAATGGAGTATTCCCGTGTACACCCTAAATGGCAAGAATGTTTTCGGGATTTGTAAGTTCAAACATCATTTTGGCGTGTGGTTTTTTAATGGCGTGTTTTTGAAAGACCCCAAAAAAGTGCTGGAAAATGCACAGGAGGGCAAAACTAAGGGCATGCGTCACTGGAAATTCCAATCGCTGGAAGAAATAGATGACAAAGCGGTGTTGGCCTACATGAACGAAGCCTTGGACAACCAAAAAAGAGGGCTGGAAGTAAAGGCTGAAAAAACTAAAAAAGTTGCCATTCCTGAATTATTGCGAGCTGAATTGGCAAAGAACACCGCGCTAAAAACCGCTTTTGCAACCTTTACCCCCTACAAACAAAAAGAATTCTGCGAATATATTGCCGAAGCCAAACAAGAGGCCACCAAACTACGACGATTGGAAAAAATCCTCCCCATGATCAAGAAAGGTGTGGGGTTGAATGATGCGTATCGATAG
- a CDS encoding MarR family winged helix-turn-helix transcriptional regulator, which produces MARDFIKELGYKALDNRFKRISERMHHDTRKFFKQIDMDLEPSWHLVFKLLRTNQAQTMVEIAEQLGYTHPSTVVMLKKMTAKGYLVSEKDPSDKRKQNIKLTQKSLELIPELERIWASCEHAIHQLLNGDLSILNHLDAIETALKEIPLNERFYNEYTKP; this is translated from the coding sequence ATGGCAAGAGATTTCATCAAAGAACTTGGCTATAAAGCACTGGACAACAGATTTAAACGCATTAGTGAACGAATGCATCATGATACAAGAAAATTTTTCAAACAAATTGATATGGACCTTGAACCAAGTTGGCATTTGGTCTTTAAACTGTTGAGAACGAACCAAGCTCAAACAATGGTTGAAATAGCCGAACAGTTGGGCTATACACATCCATCCACAGTGGTTATGCTCAAAAAGATGACAGCAAAAGGATATCTGGTTTCTGAAAAGGACCCGAGTGATAAAAGGAAACAAAACATTAAGCTCACCCAAAAATCCTTGGAACTTATCCCAGAATTGGAACGAATATGGGCCAGCTGCGAACATGCCATTCACCAGCTGCTAAATGGAGATCTTTCAATACTTAACCATCTTGATGCCATTGAAACAGCATTAAAGGAAATTCCTTTGAATGAACGCTTTTATAATGAATACACCAAACCGTAA
- a CDS encoding hydroxymethylglutaryl-CoA lyase translates to MSKIKLIECPRDAMQGIKTFIPTAEKARYIQSLLGCGFDTIDFGSFVSPKAIPQMQDTAEVLDRLDLSKTKSKLLAIVANIRGAQDACQHKAIDYLGFPFSISENFQMRNTHKTIAQSVETLEGILELANTHNKEVVTYISMGFGNPYGDPWDVEIVGEWTEKLAAMGTTILSLSDTIGSSTPEVIDYLFSNLIPKYPEIEFGAHLHTTPSKWHEKVDAAYKAGCRRFDGAVQGFGGCPMAKDELTGNMPTEKMLSYFTTTKTDTGVNWMVFEAAYNKATELFSVYH, encoded by the coding sequence ATGTCAAAGATCAAACTCATAGAATGTCCACGGGATGCCATGCAAGGCATAAAAACCTTTATTCCCACTGCCGAAAAGGCGAGGTACATCCAATCGCTTTTGGGCTGTGGTTTTGATACCATCGATTTTGGCAGTTTTGTGTCTCCCAAGGCTATTCCACAAATGCAGGATACTGCAGAAGTTTTGGACCGGTTGGACCTTTCCAAGACCAAGAGCAAACTTTTGGCGATTGTGGCCAACATTAGGGGCGCTCAAGATGCCTGCCAGCATAAAGCTATTGACTATCTGGGGTTTCCTTTTTCCATTTCCGAGAACTTTCAGATGCGGAATACCCATAAGACCATTGCACAATCCGTGGAAACTTTGGAAGGAATATTGGAATTGGCCAATACCCACAACAAGGAAGTGGTTACCTATATTTCCATGGGATTTGGCAATCCGTATGGAGACCCTTGGGATGTTGAAATTGTAGGGGAGTGGACCGAAAAGTTGGCGGCCATGGGCACCACGATTTTATCGCTCTCAGACACCATTGGGAGCTCCACGCCAGAGGTTATTGATTATTTGTTCTCCAATCTTATTCCAAAATATCCAGAGATTGAATTTGGGGCCCATTTGCACACCACGCCCAGTAAATGGCATGAAAAAGTGGATGCCGCCTACAAGGCAGGATGCCGTCGGTTTGATGGGGCTGTACAGGGATTTGGCGGATGCCCCATGGCCAAGGATGAACTTACGGGCAACATGCCCACCGAGAAAATGTTGTCATACTTCACAACAACAAAAACCGATACGGGTGTAAACTGGATGGTTTTTGAAGCAGCTTACAACAAGGCCACTGAACTTTTTTCAGTGTATCACTAG